Genomic segment of Yoonia sp. R2331:
GCAATGACCTCCCCGGACAGGATGATGTTGTAGTCAACCGTTTCATTGCGGTGCATTGTCGGGTCTTGCGCCCCTTCAACTTGAATATCTGGGGCCGAGATTGCGGCGAAATCGTCATCAACCGCTTCGGCGCGCTGCACATCATCTGGAAGAAGCTCAACGATCCGAAACCGCGTCCCCCCTTCTGGCGGATGGTGCGTAATTGGGCGCGCGCCGGCGTCTTCTGTTCCGGCATTCGACGCCAAGGGTCCGTCCGTTTCCCAAAGCTCATAGAACGTGAGCGCCCGACCGGGCTGTTCGGCAATTTGGCTGGGTGGCCCATCATGCAGAATATAGGACCGCCCGTCTTCTGAATTGGCCGTTACAACCCGTTTAAACTGCAGCGGCATGACGTCACCTTTCTGGCCAAAAGCTCTTTGCGTCATTATTGTTGACAATTTTCTCGACAATTGTAAAGCTCCTTTCTGAAAGACCCCTCAAGGGCTCACCCAGGGAGGGAAAATGCTCAACGGAATCTCACAGCGAATGGATGCTGGCAGCTTGTTCGCAAGTCGGCCGCGCAATGCCATGACCGCGCGTGTAGCCGGGGCTAGTTCCTTTCATATCGCCGCTGCAGCAACCGATCTCATCGCTTTATGTCCGGCGACAATTGCGAAGGAACCGACCTGTCCCGGTGGCGATGTCAGGCTCGGCATCCAACCAATCAAACATTCCATTCAAGGCACCACCCAAAAAGCTTGGGCCTACGATATGATACGCCTTGCAGCCGAAAAGCCGGACGGAAAAGGATTGGGTGTTT
This window contains:
- a CDS encoding cupin domain-containing protein → MPLQFKRVVTANSEDGRSYILHDGPPSQIAEQPGRALTFYELWETDGPLASNAGTEDAGARPITHHPPEGGTRFRIVELLPDDVQRAEAVDDDFAAISAPDIQVEGAQDPTMHRNETVDYNIILSGEVIAVTDDAETLLKAGDVLIQRGTAHTWHNRSNAPCVFASVMVSAKSLPMFSK